Proteins encoded within one genomic window of Malaclemys terrapin pileata isolate rMalTer1 chromosome 22, rMalTer1.hap1, whole genome shotgun sequence:
- the PAQR7 gene encoding membrane progestin receptor alpha translates to MATIVPEKLTRLFINVQQLWQVPRLLEMAFPSPPCTVGTSDVPKVFWKPYIHTGYRPLNRTWKYYFLTLFQQHNEAVNVWTHLVAALILLLRFQRLSQTVAFASDPHAHPLFIIVIASITYLTFSSLAHLLQAKSEFWHYSFFFMDYVGVAIYQYSSALVHYYYTIEPDWHARIMGFYMPGAVLLAWLSCAGSCYAKYRYHQLPRHLSRLCQEMPLGLAYALDISPVIHRLYTAQPAEQADPALLYHKCQVLFFLIGAFFFSYPYPEKWFPGKCHFFGQGHQIFHVFLVLCTLAQVQAVALDYESRREIYTSLHGDQTHNFSALCFFTIACCLLTAAYMTSKVKCKLNCKGE, encoded by the coding sequence ATGGCAACCATTGTCCCGGAAAAACTTACCCGCCTTTTCATTAATGTGCAGCAGCTTTGGCAGGTCCCCAGGCTGCTGGAAATGGCGTTCCCCTCGCCTCCCTGCACTGTGGGCACCTCAGATGTGCCTAAGGTCTTCTGGAAACCCTACATTCACACCGGCTACAGACCCCTCAACCGGACCTGGAAGTATTACTTCTTGACGCTTTTCCAGCAGCACAACGAAGCTGTCAACGTCTGGACTCACCTCGTGGCAGCTCTGATCCTGCTTCTGAGGTTCCAGCGGCTTTCCCAGACGGTGGCTTTTGCGAGCGATCCTCATGCCCATCCCCTGTTCATCATTGTCATTGCTTCTATCACCTACCTAACCTTCAGCTCCCTGGCTCACCTCCTCCAGGCCAAATCAGAATTCTGGCATTATAGCTTTTTTTTCATGGACTATGTGGGAGTAGCCATTTACCAGTACAGCAGTGCCTTGGTGCATTACTACTATACCATTGAGCCAGACTGGCATGCAAGGATCATGGGGTTTTACATGCCAGGAGCTGTTTTGCTAGCATGGTTATCCTGTGCAGGTTCCTGTTATGCTAAATATAGATACCACCAACTTCCTCGCCATCTGAGCAGGCTGTGTCAGGAAATGCCCTTGGGCCTGGCGTATGCTCTAGATATTAGCCCAGTAATTCACCGGCTCTATACAGCTCAGCCCGCCGAGCAGGCGGATCCAGCCCTTTTATACCACAAATGCCAGGTGTTGTTTTTCCTTATCGGTGCTTTTTTCTTCTCATACCCTTATCCAGAGAAATGGTTTCCTGGGAAATGTCACTTCTTTGGGCAGGGGCATCAAATCTTCCACGTGTTTCTGGTGCTGTGCACCCTGGCCCAGGTGCAGGCGGTGGCTCTGGACTATGAGTCAAGAAGGGAGATTTACACCAGTCTGCACGGTGACCAGACTCAcaatttctctgccctgtgcttctTCACCATAGcctgctgcctcctcactgccGCTTACATGACCAGCAAAGTGAAGTGCAAACTGAACTGCAAAGGAGAATGA